The genomic DNA TGATGAGGAGACGTTTCGCGCCTGGTCTCAACCCGGCCATACCTTCATCCCAGCCTTCGATCACACGTCCCTGTCCGAGTACAAATTCGAAGGGCTGGTCGCGATCTTTGGAGCTGTCGAACTTGGTGCCATCGGTCAGCCAGCCGGTATAATGAACTGTCAATCTGTCACCAGCCATAGATGCGTCGATCGTATCAGCACCGGTTTCGATGTCGACATATTTCAAACCGCTGGCAGTTTCGATTGTGTCCCCAATAACCGTCGGAATCCCTCCCTCGGGATCGGGTTCGTAACGAGGTCCCTCAGCTGTTCCACCTGAACAGCCAATCATCAATAGTACTAAAGCAACGGACGTAATCTGCTTAAAAAACATTTCGCTTCCTTTCGAATCAGGCTTGTGTTAACGATGCAACCGTGTCGGCATCCAGCTTGCGCGTAACCTCATAGAAGAGCTTGACGCAGTTGTCGTAGTCATCGCGATGAATCATCGAAGCATGCCCATGGATATAGCGGGTTACAAGTCCGATGAAGATGGTCGGCACACCGAAACGTGATTTATGAATACTGCCCCCGTCGGTACCGCCTTTTTCAAGCGCTCCCAGAACATACGGGATATTGTTTTGCTCGGCTGTATCGATGACCAGATCGCGGAGCTTATGGTTCGGCACCAGGCTGCCATCGTAAACCAAAACAGCCGGGCCTTTGCCGACTTTTTCAGTAGGTTCGCCTTCAGCGCCGGGATAATCCTTGGCCACGGTCACATCGGAAACCAGTGCGACATCGGGATTGACGCTCCAGGCGGAAGTCATCGCACCACGCAGACCGACTTCTTCCTGAACGGTACCAACGCTGTATAGGGTGTTGGGATGATCATCTTTGAGCATCTTCATGACCTGGATCGCGATCGCGCATCCGATCCTGTTATCGAATGCCTTGGCGACATACATCTTCTTGTTGTTCATGACCGTAAACGGCGACCAGGGCACGATCACATCACCAATACGTACTCCCAGGTCTTTCTGGATATCCACGTCAGAGGTGACCCCGACATCGATATACATATCTTTTACCTGCAAGACTTTCTTACGGTCCTCGTCTTTTAGCAGATGAGGCGGGGTGGATC from Candidatus Zixiibacteriota bacterium includes the following:
- a CDS encoding M20/M25/M40 family metallo-hydrolase, which encodes MDATEKLLQELTDAYGVPGHEAEIAAIMKKHLEADADEISYDKLGSFIASKKGTHERPRVMIAGHMDEVGFMVREIDKNGYIRFLPLGGWWGHVVLSQRVMILTRKGPVLGVVGSTPPHLLKDEDRKKVLQVKDMYIDVGVTSDVDIQKDLGVRIGDVIVPWSPFTVMNNKKMYVAKAFDNRIGCAIAIQVMKMLKDDHPNTLYSVGTVQEEVGLRGAMTSAWSVNPDVALVSDVTVAKDYPGAEGEPTEKVGKGPAVLVYDGSLVPNHKLRDLVIDTAEQNNIPYVLGALEKGGTDGGSIHKSRFGVPTIFIGLVTRYIHGHASMIHRDDYDNCVKLFYEVTRKLDADTVASLTQA